The segment TCCTCCGGGACGGTCGCGCCGGAGCAGTAGCGGTGGAGGGTGGACGCGCTGACGCTCAGGCGCCGCCCCAGCGCCTCGTAACTCCTGCCGTCCCGCGCCTTCAGCGCGCGCACGAGCCGCGCGAACTCCTCGACGGCGGCGTCCTTCGGCATTCCATCCCCCTCGCCCCTGCGTCCCACCCTTCACGTCCTTGCACGTCAGCGGGGGTGGAATGGTTCCGGGACGGACGGTGGGCGCGTCACCGTTGTCAGGCGACGGGCGCCGGCCCGACGCTGGTCGAGCACTGACCGAACGACCCGACGGGGGATCCACCACCATGCGCAAGCTCCGTACCGCACTCGCCACCGCCGCCGCTGCCGCCCTGGGCCTCGCGGCCCTCGCCACGGCCCCGGCGCAGGCCGCCGCCCAGCCCGCCTTCCTCGCCGCCTCCCAGATGCCGAAGTCGTCGACGCCGTGGACCGCCACCCAGGTCTTCACCGGCGTCCCGGAGAACGGCGGCGCCCTCTGCGCCCCGTACAAGATCCCGGCGCAGAACACCCGCTACCGCGAGTTCAGCACCGAGCTCGACACCAACGGCGTCCAGATCACCAACGTCGCCCGCACCGAGGCCGACGCCGTGAAGCTGGTCGATACCCTCCGCAAGGCCCTCGCCGGCTGCGGCCCCCTGCTGGAGCGGCAGAACCCGGGCCTGAAGGCCGTCAGCGCCTCCCACGGCAAGCTCGCCGTCGAGGAGGGCGCCTGGGTCTACAGCCTGGACACCGCCGACCCGCAGGTCGGCAACACCGACATCCACCTCTTCTCGGTCGGCCGCGACGGCCGCACCGTCACCCTCGTCCGCTGGGGCCAGATGGGCGACTTCAAGGACGCCCCGCTGACCGCCTTCCGCACCACGACGAAGACCGCCGTCGACAAGCTCTGGTCCTGACGCAGTGTCATCCTGACGCGCGTCGAACTACTCAGGGTGACGGTGGGGTCGCAGAACACCTCCATTCGGGGGATACTGGGACGTGAGTTTCCGCCGTCGGCACGCTCGCGCGTCGAGCCGACGAGCCCATCCGTCATCAGACCGGTACCGGTCGGGGGGTCCGTTTCGATGTGATGCGAAAGGACGCGTCATGGAACTCGAATCTCTCCCCAATGACGTCATCGCCCAGATCGAGGTGCGGGACCGCTGGAGGCGCGCAACGGCCGCCGGCGGCCTGGAGTTCCTCATCACCGACATCGGGAGATGGCCACTCGGCAAGACGGTGCGGGTCGCTTTCCTCGACGGGGACGACCAACTGCACGCGGACATCGCGGGAGCGACGAAGCAGATCACCGACGCCTGCAACCTGAACCTCGATTTCGGGCAGAACGGCGGGGGCGGAACGTTCCGGCGATGGACCACGTCCGACACCGCCCTCGCCGCCGAGATCCGGGTCAGCTTCGACCTGCCGGGGTTCTTCTCCCTGGTGGGCACCGACAGCACGGACAGCGTCATCGGCGCGGGAGGCGGCCCGGTCGGGGGCAACCCCGACCAGCGCAGCCTCAACCTCGGGCAGTTCGCGGAGAACAGGCCCGTCAAGTGGGAAGGCACCGTGCGGCACGAGTTCCTGCACGCACTGGGATTCCACCACTCCCACCAGAACATGCGCGGCACCTGCGAGGGCGAGTTCCGCTGGGAGGACGAAGCCGGTTACGTGCCCACGCAGGACGGGGACGGTGTCTTCGTCGCGGACGCCCAGGGCCGGCTCCCCGGCATCTACACCTTCCTCGCGGGTGAGCCGAACAACTGGCCGCGCGCGATGGTGGATCACAACCTGCGCACCGTGGACGCTCCGGATCTCGTCGCCGGGCCCTTCGACACGAAGTCCGTGATGCTGTACCGGTTCCCGGCGTTCTTCTACAAGTCCACCCCCAGCAGCTGCGCGCCGACCGGTAACGGACAGAACCTGTCGGACGGCGACAAGCGCGGACTCGACCTGCTGTACCCGCACACGGAGGAGGGGGTGGCGGACCGTCAGGCCCGTGCCGACGCGGTCCTGCAGTCGCTCGGGGCCGGTCCGGAAGGGGTTCCCGGTTCGAACGGCGGCGGCCTGGCCGAGGCGTACCGCACCAGGGTCGAAGAACTGGCGGCCGCCCAGGCCGCGACCGCACGCTGACCCGAGCCGAGCAGCGGCGGGCCGAGTCGGGATCAGGCGGACTCGGCGCGCCGCCCCCTTCGGCGCACGACCCTGCTCAGCGGGACGTGAGCGCGAACCACAGCTCCATGCGGACGTCCGGGTCGTCCAGGTCCCGGTCCAGGAGCGCGGCGCAGCGGGCGATCCGCTGGCGGACGGTGTTGCGGTGGATGTCCATCGCGGTGGCCGTCCGGTCCCAGCCGCCGTGCAGCGAGAGCCAGACGCGCAGGGTCTCGGCGAGTGGTTCGGTCAGCGGGGCGAGGAGGGTGCGCGCGTGGGCGGTGGCCTCGTCCGGGTCCACCAGCGCGGCGATCCCGCCCGGGCGGTGCCGCACCAGTTCCGCCCCGGTCGCCTCCGCCCGCCGCAGTGCTCGCGCGGCCTGCGCGTCGGCCGCCGCCAGGTCGTCCGCCTCGACGGGGGCGCTCACTCCCAGCGTCCAGCCGGACTGAGCGGTGACGGGGGAGGAGGCGGGCAGGAGCAGCTGTACGGCTCCGAGCGCGGCCCCCGCAGTCCTACCGCGCGAGCCACCCGCCTCTGCAGCCGTACCGCCCGAGCCACCCGCCCCCGGAGCCGTACCGCCCGAGCCACCCGTCCCCGGAGCGGTACCGCCCGAGCCACCCGCCCCCGGAGCGGTACCGCCCGAGCCACCCGTCCCCGGAGTCGTACCGCCCGCGTCCACCAACGGCGTTCCCAGAGCCGCTGCCAGTGAGGCCGCCGCGAACGGGGTGCCGTCGCCGCCCGAGGCGTGGACCACGGTCCACGGGCCCGTGCCCAGGGCCGCCGCCGTCTCCGCCGGGGTGGCGCCGAGCAGCAGCCGGACCAGGGCCCCGTCGCGTACGGTCACGTCCGCGCCCCGGTGGGGGGCCGTGAGCAGGGACAGCAGGACGACCGCGACCCCCGCGATCGTGTGGTCCCCGGGGCCGCGCCGTTCCGTCGCCACCCCGAGGGTCAGTCCGTCGCCGCCGCCCAGCGCGTACGCGGCGAGCCGCAGCCCGCCGCCGTCCCCGCTCGCCGAGGCCGGGCCGCCCGGGCGCGGGCCGAGGACGCCCGCCAGGTCGCGCAGTGCCCGCGCCGCCTCCGCCGGAACCTCCCGGCCGGCCGCCACCGACTCCGCACCGTCCGCTCCGAAGAGCACCGCCCGGCCCCCGAGCCGCGAGGCGAGCGCGCCCAGCACCGCGGGGACCGGGGCCGGCCGGGCCGCGGCCGCCGCCAGGGACTGCTGTGCCTCCGTCACCCGGCGCAGCTCGTGCAGCCGGGCCTCGGCCATCAGCCGCCACAGCGCCCGCGCCACCGCCGTGAACGGCGTCCTCGGCGGCACCTCGACCAGCGGCAGACCGTGCCGGGCGCAGGCTTCGACCAGCTCCGCCGGAACCGTGTCGTACACCGGCGTCACACCGAAGCCGAGCGCCGCCGCGCCCGCCTCCACCACCCGCTCCACGTAGTGCGCCGGGTCGGTGAGCTGCACGCCCGCCGTCATCAGCAGTTCGCCGCCGAGGAGGTACGGATAGGGGTCGGCCATCTCCGAGGTGTGCACCCAGTGGATCGAGACGTCCCCGGGGCCGGCGAGCAGCCGCAGCCCGAGGTCCCGGCGGGCGAGCAGCGCGGCCAGCGAGACGGGCGGTGCGGGGGGAGTGGCGGTGGGCTCCGCAGAGGTCATGGCCATGGATCCTTCGTACACCCCCCGCCCGGTCAGTGGATGAAACGTACACTTCTACGTCGCTTTCCGGCCACCTACTGTCATGGCATCCAGAGGCCGCGGGTACGGGCGGATGTCCCCGCGATCAGCACCTGGTCACTCCCCTGCACGACACGCCACCGAGGTGAACGAAGGAGGCCCCATGGCCGTCGACTACACAGTGATCGCCCTGTACCTGGCCGGCATGCTCGCGATGGGCTGGTGGGGCATGCGCCGCGCCAAGTCCAAGAGCGAGTTCCTGGTCGCCGGGCGACGCCTCGGGCCCTGGATGTACTCCGGCACGATGGCCGCCATCGTCCTCGGCGGCGCCTCCACCATCGGTGGCGTGGGACTCGGCTACAAGTACGGCCTCTCGGGCGCCTGGATGGTCTTCGCCATCGGCCTCGGCCTGCTCGCGCTGAGCGTCTTCTTCTCCGCCCGGATCGCCCGGCTGAAGGTCTACACCGTCTCCGAGATGCTCGACCTGCGCTACGGCGGCAGGGCCGGCGTCATCTCGGGCGTCGTCATGTGGGCGTACACGCTGATGCTCGCGGTCACCTCGACCATCGCGTACGCCACGATCTTCGACGTCCTCTTCGACCTGCCCCGGACCCTCGCGATCGTCCTCGGCGGCACCATCGTCGTCGCGTACTCGACCCTCGGCGGCATGTGGTCCATCACCATCACCGACATGGTGCAGTTCGTGGTGAAGACCATCGGCGTACTGCTCCTGCTGCTGCCGATCGCGGTCGTCAAGGCCGGCGGCTTCGCCGAGATGAAGGCCGCGCTGCCCACCTCGTACTTCGAGCCCCTCGGCATCGGCGGCGAGACGATCTTCACCTACGTGCTGATCTACACCTTCGGCATGCTCATCGGCCAGGACATCTGGCAGCGGGTCTTCACCGCCCGGACCGACAAGGTCGCCAAGTGGGGCGGCACCGTCGCCGGTACGTACTGTCTCGCGTACGCCCTCGCCGGCGCCGTCATCGGCACGGCCGCGAAGGTGCTGTACCCGAACCTGCCCAGCGCCGACGACGCGTTCGCCACCATCGTCAAGGACGAGCTGCCGATGGGCGTCCGGGGACTCGTCCTCGCCGCCGCCCTCGCCGCCGTCATGTCCACCTCCTCGGGCGCCCTCATCGCCTGCGCCACCGTCGCCAACAACGACATCTGGTCGCGCCTCCGGGGAGCGGTCTCGGCCGAGGAAGGACCGGCCGACGACCACGACGAGGTGAAGGGCAACCGCGTCTTCATCCTCATCATGGGCAT is part of the Streptomyces sp. NBC_00250 genome and harbors:
- a CDS encoding sodium:solute symporter, producing the protein MAVDYTVIALYLAGMLAMGWWGMRRAKSKSEFLVAGRRLGPWMYSGTMAAIVLGGASTIGGVGLGYKYGLSGAWMVFAIGLGLLALSVFFSARIARLKVYTVSEMLDLRYGGRAGVISGVVMWAYTLMLAVTSTIAYATIFDVLFDLPRTLAIVLGGTIVVAYSTLGGMWSITITDMVQFVVKTIGVLLLLLPIAVVKAGGFAEMKAALPTSYFEPLGIGGETIFTYVLIYTFGMLIGQDIWQRVFTARTDKVAKWGGTVAGTYCLAYALAGAVIGTAAKVLYPNLPSADDAFATIVKDELPMGVRGLVLAAALAAVMSTSSGALIACATVANNDIWSRLRGAVSAEEGPADDHDEVKGNRVFILIMGIAVILIAIALNDVVQALTVAYNLLVGGLLVPILGGLLWRRGTVQGALAAVTVGGLAVIGLMWAYGILANEPVYYGLLASLAAYVIVSLATRPTDAAALAHWRARLAGRETPEADPTPETVPAAATG
- a CDS encoding PucR family transcriptional regulator, which translates into the protein MTSAEPTATPPAPPVSLAALLARRDLGLRLLAGPGDVSIHWVHTSEMADPYPYLLGGELLMTAGVQLTDPAHYVERVVEAGAAALGFGVTPVYDTVPAELVEACARHGLPLVEVPPRTPFTAVARALWRLMAEARLHELRRVTEAQQSLAAAAARPAPVPAVLGALASRLGGRAVLFGADGAESVAAGREVPAEAARALRDLAGVLGPRPGGPASASGDGGGLRLAAYALGGGDGLTLGVATERRGPGDHTIAGVAVVLLSLLTAPHRGADVTVRDGALVRLLLGATPAETAAALGTGPWTVVHASGGDGTPFAAASLAAALGTPLVDAGGTTPGTGGSGGTAPGAGGSGGTAPGTGGSGGTAPGAGGSGGTAAEAGGSRGRTAGAALGAVQLLLPASSPVTAQSGWTLGVSAPVEADDLAAADAQAARALRRAEATGAELVRHRPGGIAALVDPDEATAHARTLLAPLTEPLAETLRVWLSLHGGWDRTATAMDIHRNTVRQRIARCAALLDRDLDDPDVRMELWFALTSR